A single region of the Gossypium arboreum isolate Shixiya-1 chromosome 12, ASM2569848v2, whole genome shotgun sequence genome encodes:
- the LOC108479815 gene encoding ALBINO3-like protein 1, chloroplastic: protein MAFSLSFRPNMPLVLSPFLDRTGPPNPLLNRPQFPGFSARGQFLRGSLSVAKFGFKPGLLPDPEASEGVLRELFTRTESLLYTIADASVSSSDTIATTTSATSKQNNDWLSGIANSMETVLKVLKDGLSALHVPYAYGFAIILLTVLVKAATFPLTRKQVESAMAMRSLQPQIKAIQQRYAGDQERIQLETARLYKLAGINPLAGCLPTLATIPVWIGLYRALSNVADEGLLTEGFFWIPSLAGPTTIAARQNGSGISWLFPFVDGHPPLGWSDTFAYLVLPVLLVISQYVSVQIMQSAQSNDPNMKNSQALTKFLPLMIGYFALSVPSGLSLYWFTNNILSTAQQVWLQKLGGVKNPAKQLNDDIINEEQARLQKSLSELNATRKEAKLEEKLTPEGLRPGERFKQLKEQEARRKQQQEEERRKAQEAAAKADQLTNERNETVFDKENGSGTGLSTKKNEKHQSVIGQRSSNVGGVNGDLTSPELKENQKVSSFSNNNEYSEHAEKEAVEVYTSAATSNNKSSEEDMQENTRE from the exons atggcCTTTTCTCTCTCGTTCAGACCCAACATGCCCCTCGTTCTATCTCCTTTCCTTGACCGAACCGGACCCCCCAATCCTCTTTTAAATCGACCTCAATTTCCTGGTTTTTCTGCTCGCGGGCAGTTCCTTCGTGGTTCCCTATCCGTGGCCAAGTTTGGGTTCAAACCCGGACTCTTGCCCGACCCGGAGGCTTCCGAAGGTGTTCTCAGAGAGCTGTTCACTAGAACTGAAAGCCTTCTTTATACGATTGCTGATGCTTCTGTTTCGTCTTCCGACACCATTGCTACAACCACTAGTGCTACTAGTAAACAAAATAATGATTGGCTTTCTGGAATTGCCAATTCCATGGAAACTGTTTTGAAG GTCTTGAAAGATGGGTTATCGGCTTTGCATGTTCCTTACGCTTATGGTTTTGCAATTATACTTCTGACTGTGCTTGTTAAGGCTGCTACTTTTCCTTTGACTAGGAAGCAG GTAGAGTCTGCAATGGCCATGCGATCATTACAGCCTCAAATAAAGGCTATTCAGCAGCGGTATGCCGGAGATCAG GAGAGAATTCAGCTTGAAACTGCTCGACTATATAAACTGGCAGGGATAAACCCATTAGCAG GTTGCCTTCCCACACTTGCGACAATTCCGGTTTGGATTGGGCTTTATAGAGCCCTGTCAAATGTGGCGGATGAG GGTCTCCTCACAGAAGGCTTCTTTTGGATACCCTCCTTGGCCGGTCCAACCACAATTGCTGCTCGACAGAATGGCAGTGGCATCTCTTGGCTTTTCCCTTTTGTA GATGGACACCCACCTCTTGGATGGTCAGATACATTTGCATATCTTGTGTTGCCCGTTTTGCTGGTTATCTCACAGTACGTTTCTGTCCAAATCATGCAATCTGCACAG AGCAATGATCCAAACATGAAGAACTCTCAAGCGCTGACAAAGTTCCTACCTTTAATGATTGGTTATTTTGCTCTTTCAGTTCCTTCTGGTCTAAGTTTATATTG GTTCACAAATAACATATTAAGCACAGCACAACAAGTGTGGCTTCAAAAGTTAGGGGGAGTAAAGAATCCGGCAAAGCAACTTAATGAtgatatcatcaatgaagagCAAGCTCGCCTTCAGAAGTCTCTCTCTGAATTGAATGCTACCAGAAAAGAGGCCAAACTAGAAGAAAAGTTGACACCCGAGGGGCTGCGCCCTGGAGAACG ATTTAAGCAGCTAAAGGAGCAAGAGGCGAGAAGAAAACAGCAACAAGAAGAAGAAAGGAGGAAAGCTCAAGAGGCAGCAGCTAAAGCTGATCAATTAACCAATGAGAGAAATGAGACAGTCTTTGATAAGGAAAATGGTTCTGGAACTGGCTTAAGCACTAAAAAGAATGAGAAACATCAATCTGTGATAGGCCAGCGTTCCTCCAATGTAGGAGGTGTGAATGGGGACCTCACGAGTCCAGAGTTGAAGGAAAATCAAAAGGTTTCTTCATTTAGCAATAACAATGAATACTCGGAACATGCAGAGAAG GAAGCAGTTGAAGTATACACAAGTGCAGCCACTTCAAACAACAAATCTTCTGAAGAAGACATGCAGGAAAACACAAGGGAGTGA
- the LOC108476743 gene encoding regulator of G-protein signaling 1 has product MASCAVRGGCPSDYVAVSIAIFSMILLIVRSTFPFFIHKVPIAKGSAFWIPVIQVIASFNFLLAIVMAVNFLKYKKSHWWLSCYVWAVWLEGPLGFGLLMSCRIAQAFQLFYVFVKRRLPPIRSHMFLPLILLPWVAGAAVIHEKKPLNYRCHFGTYWTIPVVCLHSLYVAVLMGFTRAIRHIEFRFDELRDLWQGILGSASLIGVWVFAYILNEIHDDISWLQVASRFMLLVTASILVLVFFSISIAQPLLSQISLRKREPLELKTMGQVLGIPESGLLLQREQAVDIDPNEPLDKLLLNKRFRQSFMAFADSCLAGESVHFFDEVHELGKIPIDDPVRRIYMARHIINKYINAGAAMEVNISHRIRQEILATTDLTHPDLFTNALHELTQLMKMNLAKDYWSSIYFIKFKEEARMRSCEHEMEEMRGYDFSPRLSSVNATDDPFHQDHFSRGFTQHSHASYLR; this is encoded by the exons ATTGCAAAAGGAAGTGCCTTTTGGATTCCAGTAATTCAAGTTATTGCCAGCTTCAACTTTCTGTTAGCAATAGTG ATGGCAGTTAACTTTCTTAAATACAAAAAGAGCCATTGGTGGTTGTCATGCTATGTTTGGGCAG TATGGCTTGAAGGTCCACTTGGATTTGGTTTGTTGATGAGCTGCCGCATAGCACAGGCCTTTCAACTATTCTATGTATTTGTCAA GAGGCGTTTACCACCAATTAGATCTCATATGTTTCTTCCATTGATTCTTTTGCCATGGGTTGCTGGCGCTGCAG TTATTCATGAGAAGAAGCCTCTCAATTACAGATGTCACTTTGGAACTTACTGGACAATACCCGTTGTATGTCTTCACTCATTATATGTTGCTGTTCTGATGGGGTTCACAAGGGCAATTCGGCATATAGAGTTTAGGTTTGATGAACTCAGAGACCTTTGGCAAGGAATACTTGGCTCAGCATCACTAATTG GAGTTTGGGTTTTTGCTTACATCTTGAATGAAATTCATGATGATATCTCATGGCTTCAAGTGGCCTCCAGATTTATGCTTTTAGTTACG GCAAGCATTCTTGTACTGGTTTTCTTCTCCATATCAATTGCGCAGCCTCTGCTCTCACAAATCAGCTTGAGAAAAAGGGAACCTCTAGAACTCAAAACAATGGGTCAAGTTCTGGGCATACCAGAAAGTGGACTGCTATTACAAAGAGAACAAGCTGTTGACATTGATCCTAATGAACCATTGGATAAGCTTCTTCTGAACAAACGGTTCCGTCAGTCTTTTATGGCATTTGCAGACAG TTGTTTGGCTGGGGAAAGTGTACATTTCTTTGATGAGGTGCATGAGCTTGGCAAAATTCCAATAGATGACCCTGTAAGAAGGATCTACATGGCACGACAtatcattaataaatatataaatgcag GTGCAGCAATGGAAGTTAACATATCTCATCGAATCCGGCAAGAAATTTTGGCCACCACCGATCTAACACACCCTGATCTCTTCACCAATGCACTACATGAACTGACGCAGTTAATGAAAATG AACCTGGCGAAAGATTATTGGTCATCCATTTACTTTATCAAATTCAAAGAAGAAGCCAGAATGAGAAGTTGTGAGCATGAAATGGAAGAGATGAGAGGGTATGATTTCTCTCCCAGGTTGAGTTCAGTTAATGCTACAGATGATCCCTTTCACCAGGACCATTTTTCAAGGGGATTTACCCAACATAGTCATGCTTCGTACCTACGCTGA